Proteins found in one Microcella daejeonensis genomic segment:
- a CDS encoding DUF4287 domain-containing protein, translating to MSFQAYLDTIETKTGLTPRQLLQAAHDRGLAEPPVSASRIIQWLKDDYDLGRGHAMALVHVIKNGPTIADTHVGTDGVHRDASTELWLDGAATKPS from the coding sequence ATGTCGTTCCAGGCGTACCTCGACACCATCGAGACGAAGACCGGGCTCACGCCGCGGCAGCTGCTGCAGGCCGCCCACGACCGGGGCCTCGCCGAGCCGCCCGTCTCGGCCTCGCGCATCATCCAGTGGCTGAAGGACGACTACGACCTCGGCCGCGGGCACGCGATGGCGCTCGTGCACGTCATCAAGAACGGGCCGACGATCGCCGACACCCACGTCGGCACCGACGGCGTGCACCGCGACGCGTCGACCGAGCTCTGGCTCGACGGCGCCGCGACGAAGCCCTCCTGA
- a CDS encoding TatD family hydrolase, producing MTDSLDPHVRHRSSMDGSSRDLSYPPSPEALVVPVYDNHTHLEIADGENPMHYREHLDRASAVGVRGVVQVGTDVLTSRWSAAIAAREPRVLAAVAIHPNEAPALARAGELDAALAVIDELAAQPRVVAIGETGLDFFRTEGDQDRRAQLDAFEAHIALAKKHDLALQIHDRDAHDDVVATLKRVGAPERTVFHCFSGDVELASQCAENGWYASFAGTVTFKSARNLRDALEILPRALLLVETDAPYLTPHPFRGRPNSPYLLPHTLRAMADHLGTDVSMLAAQIGSNTELVYGTWDAHPVTSPGDPWADRPDAAHPAPEEVPGDPQDLQPQHETPDGLTGPGNPRGGA from the coding sequence ATGACCGACTCGCTCGATCCCCATGTGCGGCACCGCTCGTCGATGGACGGCTCCAGCCGCGATCTGAGCTACCCGCCGAGCCCCGAGGCGCTCGTCGTACCCGTCTACGACAACCACACGCATCTCGAGATCGCCGACGGCGAGAACCCCATGCACTACCGCGAGCACCTCGACCGCGCCTCCGCCGTCGGCGTGCGCGGCGTCGTGCAGGTCGGCACCGATGTGCTCACCAGCCGCTGGTCGGCCGCGATCGCGGCGCGCGAGCCGCGGGTGCTCGCCGCCGTCGCCATCCACCCCAACGAGGCCCCCGCGCTCGCGCGGGCGGGCGAGCTGGATGCCGCTCTCGCGGTCATCGACGAACTGGCCGCGCAGCCCCGCGTCGTCGCGATCGGCGAGACCGGGCTCGACTTCTTCCGCACCGAGGGCGACCAGGATCGCCGCGCGCAGCTCGACGCCTTCGAGGCCCACATCGCCCTGGCGAAGAAGCACGATCTGGCGCTGCAGATCCACGACCGCGACGCCCACGACGACGTCGTCGCGACGCTCAAGCGCGTCGGCGCGCCGGAGCGCACGGTGTTCCACTGCTTCTCAGGCGACGTGGAGCTCGCGAGCCAGTGCGCCGAGAACGGCTGGTACGCCTCCTTCGCCGGCACCGTCACCTTCAAGAGCGCCCGCAACCTGCGCGATGCGCTCGAGATCCTGCCGCGCGCCCTGCTGCTCGTCGAGACCGACGCCCCGTACCTGACGCCGCACCCGTTCCGCGGCCGGCCGAACTCGCCGTACCTGCTGCCGCACACGCTGCGGGCGATGGCCGACCACCTCGGCACCGACGTGTCGATGCTGGCCGCGCAGATCGGCTCGAACACCGAGCTCGTCTACGGCACGTGGGACGCCCACCCGGTCACCTCGCCCGGCGACCCCTGGGCCGACCGGCCCGACGCCGCGCACCCGGCGCCCGAGGAGGTGCCGGGCGATCCGCAGGATCTGCAGCCGCAGCACGAGACCCCCGACGGGCTCACGGGCCCGGGCAACCCCCGCGGCGGAGCCTGA
- the rsmA gene encoding 16S rRNA (adenine(1518)-N(6)/adenine(1519)-N(6))-dimethyltransferase RsmA: MAALLGPAEVRDLAALLDVTPTKKLGQNFVHDANTVRRIVQAAAVPAGATVLEVGPGLGSLTLGLLEAGHPVVAVEIDKRLAAQLPLTVEAMQPGAPLTVVTADAMTVDALPAQPVALVANLPYNISVPVLLHLLATFPSLERTLVMVQAEVGQRLAAVPGSKIYGSPSVKAAWYGQWRLQGLVSRQVFWPVPNVDSVLVGMAGRTAPPGTEAERQRLFALVDAAFGQRRKMLRQSLSALFGSSGAASAALEAAGLDPTARGEELAMPQFLALARVAEIEPGAPDGASEAGSPGPAGPGAAADAPGTLADA; the protein is encoded by the coding sequence GTGGCGGCGCTGCTCGGCCCCGCCGAGGTGCGCGATCTGGCCGCGCTGCTCGACGTCACGCCCACCAAGAAGCTCGGCCAGAACTTCGTGCACGACGCCAACACGGTGCGGCGCATCGTGCAGGCGGCCGCCGTGCCCGCGGGCGCGACCGTGCTCGAGGTGGGGCCGGGGCTCGGCTCGCTCACCCTCGGGCTGCTCGAGGCCGGGCATCCCGTCGTCGCCGTCGAGATCGACAAGCGCCTCGCCGCGCAGCTGCCCCTCACCGTCGAGGCGATGCAGCCGGGGGCGCCGCTCACGGTCGTCACCGCTGATGCGATGACGGTGGATGCCCTTCCCGCGCAGCCCGTCGCGCTCGTGGCCAACCTGCCGTACAACATCTCGGTGCCCGTGCTGCTGCACCTGCTCGCGACCTTCCCGAGCCTGGAGCGCACCCTCGTCATGGTGCAGGCCGAGGTCGGCCAGCGCCTCGCCGCCGTGCCCGGCTCGAAGATCTACGGCAGCCCCAGCGTGAAGGCCGCCTGGTACGGGCAGTGGCGCCTGCAAGGGCTCGTCAGCCGCCAGGTGTTCTGGCCGGTGCCGAACGTCGACAGCGTGCTCGTCGGCATGGCCGGCCGCACCGCGCCCCCCGGAACCGAGGCCGAGCGCCAGCGCCTCTTCGCGCTCGTCGACGCCGCCTTCGGGCAGCGCCGCAAGATGCTGCGGCAGTCGCTGAGCGCGCTCTTCGGCTCCTCCGGTGCGGCGAGCGCCGCCCTCGAGGCCGCGGGGCTCGACCCGACGGCCCGGGGGGAGGAGCTCGCCATGCCGCAGTTCCTCGCGCTCGCGCGGGTCGCCGAGATCGAGCCGGGTGCCCCGGACGGTGCATCGGAGGCGGGCTCGCCGGGACCGGCCGGGCCCGGCGCCGCGGCCGACGCGCCCGGCACTCTCGCCGACGCCTGA
- a CDS encoding methyltransferase domain-containing protein: MQCSYFDAGLCRSCTLMGVPYAEQLAEKERIVRELLAGHPDAHWLPAAASAESGFRAKAKMVVGGTAADPTLGVLDGRGRGVDLRHCGIIAPGIRAAFAPLIATITAAGLEPYDVPARRGELKYVIVTEAADGALMVRFVLRSRARLDALRRALPSLQQALPRAVVVTANLHPDHKAVVEGAEEIVLTSQETLPMRVGDATLQVRPQSFVQTNTAIAGELYRQGRAWVERVAPSSVWDLYCGVGGFALHVAAPGRAVTGLELSADAVESARLAGGGMPGLSFVVGDATAALAGGSSAGLGSPLAEAGAALPDLVIVNPPRRGLGEALATGLGSSGIPTVVYSSCNATTLARDLELMPAYRVREARLFDMFPQSTHAEVMVLLERR; encoded by the coding sequence ATGCAGTGCTCCTACTTCGACGCCGGCCTGTGCCGCTCGTGCACGCTCATGGGCGTGCCGTACGCCGAGCAGCTGGCCGAGAAGGAGCGGATCGTGCGCGAGCTGCTCGCCGGGCATCCCGATGCCCACTGGCTGCCCGCCGCCGCGAGCGCCGAGTCGGGCTTCCGCGCCAAGGCGAAGATGGTCGTCGGCGGAACCGCGGCCGATCCGACCCTCGGCGTGCTCGACGGCCGCGGGCGGGGCGTCGATCTGCGGCACTGCGGCATCATCGCGCCGGGCATCCGCGCCGCCTTCGCGCCCCTCATCGCCACGATCACGGCGGCGGGACTCGAGCCCTACGACGTTCCGGCGCGGCGGGGCGAGCTCAAGTACGTCATCGTCACCGAGGCGGCCGACGGCGCCCTGATGGTGCGGTTCGTGCTGCGCTCGCGAGCGCGACTGGATGCCCTGCGGCGCGCCTTGCCGTCGCTGCAGCAGGCGCTCCCCCGCGCCGTGGTCGTCACCGCCAACCTGCACCCCGACCACAAGGCCGTCGTCGAGGGCGCCGAGGAGATCGTGCTGACCTCGCAGGAGACGCTGCCCATGCGCGTCGGCGACGCGACGCTGCAGGTGCGGCCGCAGAGCTTCGTGCAGACCAACACCGCGATCGCCGGCGAGCTCTACCGGCAGGGCCGGGCGTGGGTCGAGCGGGTCGCGCCGTCCTCCGTCTGGGACCTGTACTGCGGGGTCGGCGGCTTCGCGCTGCACGTCGCGGCGCCGGGGCGCGCGGTGACGGGGCTCGAGCTCAGCGCCGACGCGGTCGAGAGCGCGCGGCTCGCCGGGGGCGGGATGCCCGGGCTCTCGTTCGTCGTCGGCGATGCGACCGCGGCGCTCGCCGGCGGGTCGTCCGCCGGTCTCGGGTCGCCGCTCGCCGAGGCCGGCGCCGCCCTGCCCGACCTCGTGATCGTCAACCCGCCGCGGCGCGGGCTCGGGGAGGCCCTGGCGACCGGGCTCGGATCCTCGGGCATCCCGACCGTCGTCTACTCGAGCTGCAACGCGACGACCCTCGCCCGCGACCTGGAGCTCATGCCCGCGTACCGCGTGCGCGAGGCGCGGCTGTTCGACATGTTCCCGCAGTCGACGCACGCCGAGGTGATGGTGCTGCTCGAGCGCCGGTAG
- a CDS encoding DUF418 domain-containing protein codes for MTDAPAPPPNPAPAPPAVPQPYGAPPAGRAAAPTPRSARALAPDVARGLVLLGIALANVPFWLYGVEQGILMKPLGDSADQVTNAVVALLADSRSYPLFALLYGYGITQILLREQAAGAPWDAARGLLVRRNLWVLAFGAVHGVLLFFGDVLGTYGLLGLLLILLVRASGRALAIVGWISFALLVLLSAVEGAAGMTTETAPGTSPFALLSPGADTYLAATGARALEWVAGILGTALGGFVLMLPTMVLGVWAARYRVLENPEPHRRRLAMIAGLGIPISLLGALPVALVLLGVLGGRPVVDLLWTMLHGGTGPIGAVAYLALIALVVGRVRAPGDRPGPIARGFAALGKRSLTGYLLQSVIFLAVFPAYTLGLGGIVGAAEATQVAVLAWLASLVLAIALEALDKPGPAEALLRRLVYGRRRTAS; via the coding sequence ATGACCGACGCCCCCGCGCCGCCGCCGAACCCCGCTCCCGCCCCGCCCGCCGTTCCGCAGCCGTACGGGGCCCCGCCCGCGGGGCGCGCCGCCGCTCCGACCCCGCGCTCGGCCCGCGCGCTGGCCCCGGACGTCGCGCGCGGCCTCGTGCTGCTCGGCATCGCGCTCGCGAACGTGCCCTTCTGGCTGTACGGGGTCGAGCAGGGCATCCTCATGAAGCCGCTCGGCGACAGCGCCGACCAGGTGACCAACGCGGTCGTCGCCCTGCTGGCCGACAGTCGCTCGTACCCGCTCTTCGCGCTGCTGTACGGCTACGGCATCACCCAGATCCTGCTGCGCGAGCAGGCGGCGGGGGCTCCGTGGGATGCCGCGCGCGGGCTGCTCGTGCGCCGCAACCTCTGGGTGCTCGCCTTCGGAGCGGTGCACGGCGTGCTGCTCTTCTTCGGCGACGTGCTCGGCACCTACGGTCTGCTCGGGCTGCTGCTCATCCTGCTCGTGCGCGCCTCGGGTCGCGCGCTCGCGATCGTCGGCTGGATCAGCTTCGCCCTGCTCGTGCTCCTCTCAGCGGTGGAGGGGGCGGCGGGCATGACGACCGAGACCGCCCCGGGCACCTCGCCCTTCGCCCTTCTCAGCCCGGGTGCCGACACCTACCTCGCCGCGACCGGGGCGCGCGCACTCGAATGGGTCGCGGGAATCCTCGGCACGGCCTTGGGCGGCTTCGTGCTCATGCTGCCGACGATGGTGCTCGGCGTGTGGGCCGCCCGGTACCGGGTGCTCGAGAACCCCGAGCCGCACCGGCGACGGCTCGCGATGATCGCGGGGCTGGGCATCCCGATCTCGCTGCTCGGCGCCCTGCCGGTCGCGCTCGTGCTGCTCGGCGTGCTCGGAGGCCGGCCCGTCGTCGACCTGCTCTGGACGATGCTGCACGGCGGCACCGGACCGATCGGCGCGGTCGCCTACCTCGCGCTCATCGCGCTCGTCGTCGGACGGGTGCGGGCGCCGGGGGACCGGCCCGGTCCGATCGCGCGCGGGTTCGCGGCGCTCGGCAAGCGCTCGCTCACGGGGTACCTGCTGCAGTCGGTGATCTTCCTCGCGGTGTTCCCGGCGTACACGCTGGGGCTCGGCGGCATCGTCGGGGCGGCCGAGGCGACGCAGGTGGCCGTGCTCGCGTGGCTGGCCTCGCTCGTGCTCGCGATCGCGCTCGAGGCCCTCGACAAGCCCGGGCCGGCCGAGGCGCTGCTGCGCCGGCTCGTCTACGGGCGGCGGCGCACCGCCTCCTGA
- the metG gene encoding methionine--tRNA ligase yields MASGDSFSITTPIFYVNDAPHIGHAYTEVAADVLARWMRQSGRDTWSLTGTDEHGQKILRTAVANGVTPKEWADKLVAEAWVPLLQTIDIANDDFIRTTEQRHESVVQAFLQKLYDAGLIYDGEYEGYYCVGCEEYKQQSDLVDGTGEFAGQLVCPIHGRPVEVLKEKNYFFRMSQFQQRLLDLYEAQPDFIQPDSVRNEIVSFVRRGLDDLSISRQSFDWGVRVPWDDSHVVYVWFDALLNYISALGYDPEAADGLFERFWPSNHIVGKDIARFHAVIWPAMLMAAELPVPRRVFAHGWLLVGGEKMSKSKLTGIAPAQITDVFGSDAFRYYFLRAISFGQDGSFSWEDLSARYQAELANGFGNLASRVIAMTAKYCDGVVPESGPVTEAELAVQATVRDALRDASAAMERFAIHEAIAAVWRIVEHLNGYLTEQEPWKVAKDEAQADRLRTILFTALEGLRALAVLLSPVLPKAAQKLWTALGVEGALGALGEQSIPTAAEWGQLPAGTRTVALEPLFPRIEQEPVA; encoded by the coding sequence ATGGCCTCCGGCGACTCCTTCTCGATCACCACCCCGATCTTCTACGTCAACGACGCGCCCCACATCGGGCACGCCTACACCGAGGTGGCGGCCGATGTGCTGGCCCGCTGGATGCGGCAGAGTGGTCGCGACACCTGGTCGCTCACGGGCACCGACGAGCACGGCCAGAAGATCCTGCGCACGGCGGTCGCCAACGGCGTGACCCCCAAGGAGTGGGCCGACAAGCTCGTCGCCGAGGCGTGGGTGCCGCTGCTGCAGACGATCGACATCGCCAACGACGACTTCATCCGCACCACCGAGCAGCGGCACGAGAGCGTCGTGCAGGCCTTCCTGCAGAAGCTGTACGACGCGGGGCTCATCTACGACGGCGAGTACGAGGGCTACTACTGCGTCGGCTGCGAGGAGTACAAGCAGCAGAGCGACCTCGTCGACGGCACGGGCGAGTTCGCCGGGCAGCTGGTCTGCCCCATCCACGGCCGCCCGGTCGAGGTGCTGAAGGAGAAGAACTACTTCTTCCGCATGAGCCAGTTCCAGCAGCGCCTGCTCGACCTCTACGAGGCGCAGCCCGACTTCATCCAGCCCGACAGCGTGCGCAACGAGATCGTCTCCTTCGTGCGCCGCGGCCTCGACGACCTCTCGATCTCGCGCCAGAGCTTCGACTGGGGCGTGCGCGTTCCGTGGGACGACAGCCACGTCGTCTACGTCTGGTTCGACGCGCTGCTCAACTACATCTCGGCGCTCGGCTACGACCCCGAGGCCGCCGACGGCCTGTTCGAGCGCTTCTGGCCCTCGAACCACATCGTCGGCAAGGACATCGCGCGCTTCCACGCCGTCATCTGGCCGGCGATGCTCATGGCCGCCGAGCTGCCCGTGCCGCGCCGCGTCTTCGCGCACGGCTGGCTGCTCGTCGGCGGCGAGAAGATGTCGAAGTCGAAGCTCACCGGCATCGCGCCCGCGCAGATCACCGACGTCTTCGGCTCCGACGCGTTCCGCTACTACTTCCTGCGCGCGATCAGCTTCGGCCAGGACGGCTCGTTCTCGTGGGAGGACCTCTCCGCCCGCTACCAGGCCGAGCTCGCCAACGGCTTCGGCAACCTCGCCTCGCGCGTCATCGCGATGACGGCGAAGTACTGCGACGGCGTCGTGCCCGAATCCGGCCCGGTCACCGAGGCCGAGCTGGCCGTGCAGGCGACGGTGCGGGATGCCCTGCGCGACGCCTCCGCCGCCATGGAGCGCTTCGCCATCCACGAGGCGATCGCCGCGGTCTGGCGCATCGTCGAGCACCTCAACGGCTACCTCACCGAGCAGGAGCCCTGGAAGGTCGCGAAGGACGAGGCGCAGGCGGACCGCCTGCGCACCATCCTCTTCACTGCGCTCGAGGGGCTGCGGGCGCTCGCCGTGCTGCTGTCGCCCGTGCTGCCGAAGGCCGCCCAGAAGCTGTGGACGGCGCTCGGCGTCGAGGGTGCGCTCGGCGCGCTGGGGGAGCAGAGCATCCCGACCGCGGCCGAGTGGGGTCAGCTGCCCGCGGGCACGCGCACGGTGGCGCTCGAGCCGCTGTTCCCGCGCATCGAGCAGGAGCCGGTGGCCTGA
- a CDS encoding TetR/AcrR family transcriptional regulator, whose protein sequence is MQEILTPPRSADAGAAAPGLRERNRRETWAALYEAAAALAEQRSPGAVTVDDIAAQAGVSKRTFFNYFATKEDAILGFREPRLSPESVEAFRTSASPIVDRTVALIMAAIHGSTDAPNTGGRRTALVRRHPELRGRLDALASQLESLVAPLVAEQFGVEHVPLDAPAPRSPEQRRATAVFMLAGTVVRFAYKTDLAGMAAGAEHPALVDALDTFRDLLKADS, encoded by the coding sequence GTGCAAGAAATTCTGACCCCGCCCCGTTCGGCCGACGCCGGTGCCGCCGCGCCCGGCCTGCGCGAGCGCAACCGCCGCGAGACCTGGGCCGCCCTCTACGAGGCTGCCGCAGCGCTCGCCGAGCAGCGCAGCCCTGGCGCCGTGACCGTCGACGACATCGCCGCGCAGGCCGGCGTCTCGAAGCGCACCTTCTTCAACTACTTCGCCACGAAGGAGGACGCGATCCTCGGGTTCCGCGAGCCGCGGCTGAGCCCCGAGTCGGTCGAGGCCTTCCGCACGAGCGCCTCCCCGATCGTCGATCGCACGGTCGCCCTCATCATGGCGGCCATCCACGGCTCGACCGATGCCCCCAACACGGGCGGGCGCCGCACCGCGCTCGTGCGCAGGCACCCCGAGCTGCGCGGGCGCCTCGACGCGCTCGCCTCGCAGCTCGAATCGCTCGTCGCCCCGCTCGTGGCCGAGCAGTTCGGCGTTGAGCACGTGCCGCTCGACGCACCCGCTCCCCGCAGCCCCGAGCAGCGCCGCGCGACCGCGGTGTTCATGCTCGCCGGCACGGTCGTGCGCTTCGCCTACAAGACCGACCTGGCGGGCATGGCGGCCGGCGCCGAGCATCCCGCCCTCGTCGACGCCCTCGACACCTTCCGCGACCTTCTGAAAGCCGACTCATGA
- a CDS encoding dolichyl-phosphate-mannose--protein mannosyltransferase — MTAAAEPAVRERRGSRLDAAWAGASPRRQRLVRAALPAAVLGLAAATRLIGLGEPDALVFDETYYVKDALSLLTQGYEASWPEGADAAFEAGSPGTPPAEAAFVAHPPLGKWVIALGMLALGPADPAGWRLGTAVTGIVLVGLVMLLAHRLLASLPLTVIAGGLVALDGNAIVMSRVALLDGVLAALIVLALLFVALDREGSRRRLAAWLARRRAEGRATDWGPALWARPWLLAAGATLGLAVGVKWSALYVLAAVGVLTVVADVVDRRRAGVALWASGTAFRQAPISFLLLVPTALAAHLLTWWGWFATSGGYDRNWVAEGEGRRAEGILSIVPDALQNLWHYQAAVYRYHVGVTSDHAYEAPAAGWPLLLRPTYMHYEELGDGTAQALTGIPNPLLWWGSVVAVLVLLAVLVVAAVLAARGDRDAGARLLARFGGGWPIALVLTAIAAGWLPWLLYPERTMFFFYTVVLTPFLVLAFVMVLRAVLGHADDEPYQRRTGIAVVTVAVIALVAVSAYFLPLWTGLPVPLPFLRAHYWLPTWV, encoded by the coding sequence GTGACCGCCGCCGCCGAACCCGCCGTGCGCGAGCGGCGCGGCTCGCGGCTCGATGCGGCGTGGGCGGGGGCATCCCCTCGCCGGCAGCGGCTCGTGCGCGCGGCCCTGCCCGCCGCGGTTCTCGGCCTGGCCGCGGCCACCCGGCTGATCGGGCTCGGCGAGCCCGACGCGCTCGTCTTCGACGAGACCTACTACGTCAAGGACGCCCTCAGCCTGCTGACTCAGGGCTACGAGGCGTCGTGGCCGGAGGGCGCCGACGCGGCGTTCGAGGCGGGCAGCCCCGGCACTCCGCCCGCCGAGGCGGCGTTCGTCGCCCACCCCCCGCTCGGCAAGTGGGTGATCGCGCTCGGGATGCTCGCCCTGGGCCCCGCGGATCCGGCAGGCTGGCGGCTCGGCACCGCCGTCACCGGCATCGTGCTCGTCGGACTCGTCATGCTGCTCGCGCACCGACTGCTCGCGTCCCTGCCGCTCACCGTCATCGCCGGCGGCCTCGTCGCGCTCGACGGCAACGCCATCGTCATGAGCCGCGTCGCCCTGCTCGACGGCGTGCTCGCCGCGCTCATCGTGCTGGCCCTGCTCTTCGTCGCGCTCGACCGCGAGGGCTCGCGGCGGCGGCTCGCGGCGTGGCTCGCGCGCCGCCGTGCCGAGGGGCGCGCCACCGACTGGGGCCCCGCGCTGTGGGCGCGGCCGTGGCTGCTCGCCGCGGGGGCGACGCTCGGGCTCGCCGTCGGCGTCAAGTGGAGCGCGCTCTACGTGCTCGCCGCGGTCGGCGTGCTCACCGTCGTGGCCGACGTCGTCGACCGGCGTCGCGCGGGCGTCGCGCTGTGGGCGAGCGGCACGGCGTTCCGGCAGGCGCCGATCTCGTTCCTGCTGCTCGTGCCGACGGCGCTCGCCGCGCACCTTCTCACCTGGTGGGGCTGGTTCGCCACGAGCGGCGGCTACGACCGGAACTGGGTGGCCGAGGGCGAGGGGCGGCGGGCGGAGGGCATCCTGTCGATCGTCCCCGACGCCCTGCAGAACCTCTGGCACTACCAGGCGGCCGTCTACCGGTACCACGTCGGCGTCACGAGCGATCACGCCTACGAGGCGCCCGCCGCGGGCTGGCCCCTGCTGCTGCGCCCGACCTACATGCACTACGAGGAGCTCGGCGACGGAACGGCGCAGGCGCTCACGGGTATTCCGAACCCGCTGCTGTGGTGGGGCTCCGTCGTCGCCGTGCTCGTGCTGCTCGCGGTGCTCGTCGTCGCGGCGGTGCTCGCCGCCCGGGGCGACCGCGACGCGGGAGCCCGGCTGCTCGCCCGCTTCGGCGGCGGATGGCCGATCGCCCTCGTGCTCACCGCCATCGCCGCGGGCTGGCTGCCGTGGCTGCTCTACCCCGAGCGCACGATGTTCTTCTTCTACACGGTCGTGCTCACGCCGTTCCTCGTGCTCGCGTTCGTCATGGTGCTGCGCGCGGTGCTCGGCCACGCCGACGACGAGCCGTACCAGCGCCGCACCGGTATCGCCGTCGTGACCGTGGCGGTCATCGCCCTCGTCGCGGTCAGCGCGTACTTCCTGCCGCTGTGGACGGGGCTGCCCGTGCCGCTGCCCTTCCTGCGCGCGCACTACTGGCTGCCGACCTGGGTCTAG
- the rsmI gene encoding 16S rRNA (cytidine(1402)-2'-O)-methyltransferase: MIVLAATPIGNLGDASRRLIETLENAELVVAEDTRTTAHLLRALGIENRPRLLALHEHNERARSAELVELARDSDVVVLTDAGMPGISDPGYILVEAAIAADVTVTALPGPSAVLTALVLSGLPTDRFAFEGFLPRKGRLGHLRGLAREPRTLVFFEAPHRIAAALADLAEAFGPERRAAVCRELTKKFEEVARGTLAELAERYAEGARGEIVVVVEGAPARAIDLPTAVVEVQERVAGGERLKDAASAVAEATGLGKRELYEAALSRTSR; encoded by the coding sequence ATGATCGTGCTCGCCGCCACCCCCATCGGCAACCTCGGCGATGCGAGCCGCCGCCTCATCGAGACGCTCGAGAACGCCGAGCTCGTGGTCGCGGAGGACACCCGCACCACCGCGCACCTGCTGCGGGCGCTCGGCATCGAGAACCGTCCGCGCCTGCTCGCCCTGCACGAGCACAACGAGCGCGCGCGCTCGGCCGAGCTCGTCGAGCTCGCGCGCGACAGCGACGTGGTCGTGCTCACCGACGCGGGCATGCCGGGCATCAGCGATCCGGGCTACATCCTCGTCGAGGCGGCCATCGCCGCCGACGTCACCGTCACCGCGCTGCCCGGACCGAGCGCCGTGCTCACCGCGCTCGTGCTGAGTGGGCTGCCGACCGACCGCTTCGCCTTCGAGGGCTTCCTGCCGCGCAAGGGCAGGCTCGGGCACCTGCGCGGTCTCGCCCGCGAGCCGCGCACTCTGGTCTTCTTCGAGGCGCCGCACCGCATCGCCGCGGCGCTCGCCGACCTGGCCGAGGCCTTCGGGCCCGAGCGCCGCGCCGCCGTCTGCCGCGAGCTGACGAAGAAGTTCGAGGAGGTCGCGCGCGGCACCCTCGCCGAGCTCGCCGAGCGCTACGCCGAGGGCGCGCGCGGCGAGATCGTGGTCGTCGTCGAGGGGGCTCCGGCCCGCGCGATCGACCTGCCGACCGCGGTCGTCGAGGTGCAGGAGCGCGTCGCCGGCGGCGAGCGGCTGAAGGATGCGGCCTCGGCCGTCGCCGAGGCCACCGGGCTCGGCAAGCGCGAGCTCTACGAGGCCGCGCTCAGCCGCACGAGTCGCTGA